TCTAATATTCTTGGCATTTTGAGCCCCCTTCTTATCTATATTGATGTATGGTCCCTCAAGATGTATACCAAGAATATTACCTAAAGAATCTTCTCTATGAAGATATCTATTTAGCAGCTTCGCTACATCTAATATTTTTTCTTGACTAGCAGTTAGAGTAGTTAATAAGAAAGAGGTTGTACCTTTGCTGGCTTTGTATTTAGCAATAACTTCAAAAACATTATAATCACAATCCATAGTATCCTTTCCCACAGCACCATGAGTATGAATATCAATAAATCCTGGTGCTAAATATAAGCCTTTTAGATCTATAATCTGAGTTGAGCTATCAAAATTATCTATATCATCAATTTGAGTTATTATTCCATCTTCTATTTTTAGATTTCCACCTCTTATAATCTGATCTTCGCTTATAATATTAGCATTTTTTAATAGAATACTATCCATTATATCCTCCTTATCGAAATAAAAAACAACTATAATAATATTTATCTCTAAATTAAATTATACAATTTATTAATACTCCTTCCAATAGATTTTAAATATTTCTAAAATAATCAGATGAGAATCATCATTACAAATTTTCATTTCAAATCAAATAAAAATATCCTTCTTACAAATTTGTAAGAAGGATATTTTTACCTTTAGATAGCCTTTACACCTTTTTCTCCAGTTCTAATCCTAATAGTTTCTTCTATTGGATAGATAAATATCTTACCGTCTCCTACCTCATCAGTTCTTACTGCCTCTAAAATTGCATCTACCAATGGTTCAACTTTATCTTCTTCTACTACAATCTCTACTTTTAATTTCTCTTTTAACTTTACCTCATATTCTACTCCACGATAGATATTAGTAGCACCTTTTTGCTTACCATATCCAGCAATTTGAGTAATATTTAAACCATTTATACCTAACTTCTCAACAGCCACTATTAACTCTTCTATTCGACTAGGCCTAATAATACATTCTACTTTCT
Above is a window of Orenia marismortui DSM 5156 DNA encoding:
- a CDS encoding P-II family nitrogen regulator, giving the protein MKKVECIIRPSRIEELIVAVEKLGINGLNITQIAGYGKQKGATNIYRGVEYEVKLKEKLKVEIVVEEDKVEPLVDAILEAVRTDEVGDGKIFIYPIEETIRIRTGEKGVKAI